Proteins co-encoded in one Ooceraea biroi isolate clonal line C1 chromosome 9, Obir_v5.4, whole genome shotgun sequence genomic window:
- the LOC105279628 gene encoding lysine-specific demethylase 4A isoform X2: MVSNNPRGIPRIQVFRPTYEEFKDFTKYVEYMESQGAHKAGLAKVIPPPEWVARKKGYDLDDLDLTIPAPICQVVTGKQGLYQQINIQKKSMTVKEYNKLANSERYATPRHFDYEDLERKYWKNITYVAPIYGADVSGSLTDPDVKEWNINHLGTILDYVNKDYGISIDGVNTAYLYFGMWKTTFAWHTEDMDLYSINYLHFGAPKTWYAIPPEHGRRLERLASGFFPSSYQSCQAFLRHKMSLISPQILRQYSIPCNKITQEAGEIMITFPYGYHAGFNHGFNCAESTNFAAPRWVEYGKRATQCTCSKDMVKISMDTFVKRFQPERYELWLRGEDIGPHPEDPRQTAAPMPSQMDLLCSNSSNGELPQGYLNAAPKNKRHTIHKKKNIIGRNPDMEDLVNRADIPLEVKKALQDLEYEEMEEPPDEQQLEVLEDIWLKAGEMDVDEATVYDDGYNRKKSRKRKRKQNTDKEKKTKSKEKGNKATMQNIEMLKIKAEPDLSNSFGDVSQENSEEIPVLQGNYNDDIIIHNDPIDDPLKIDENLMEGERPAKKRKKHSKHSGQKKVKTKHVSKKRKYDNIPPMFGHAPTLDVSNAVSSVQCKNVILPDLTIKDVSSNQGKIDTLSRNSITLGTELDIDARDKKSQEIKITTIVDSSQIANFSAYSNARSTLMSNATESQTAHQVARSSNAKSNSSKTSTQVDIQVQASLNRSLCTTVQSTNSVCQSESTKSMLAHIKPACTTYKGINVTSAGNNPATMGNGTRKDILKAAKLRITNTNSSSIRFVPQTQPENSGGNQKDLHVSMNNIVWQGIKTPSNNMLFLPSNMSYSTNFNRSPPVLQKELQCGQGLMDKAKVLPQPSEHIPILQVPASITITSQAPTLERQSLFPSSFSQQPFAIKHDATNTRAEIRPLISASNGSREAAKQFWGNNATIQSAKSEKPVTNKQSFVQMNTLAFSSLPKMNAVLMPQCSVAVYPPAQITPIGIGKPCLQSVNTIANLPSAKNAKQILPKVTTSRQRLPKSNTSRKKNSAKDTSDKSSNGTSGKAVSNVSHPINPASTLVETRVDVASQCQSAQPDASKILSKSEDVQVVIPSDEHLSVEKKLLIATDRLQHNEGQCINTSCLDVPCTDVSSHSSLLSLQQGKMPLISKKYKESKKSTTRRKQQLSTEALTKDQFSPTQQQQQQSSDLLHACNSQQASLIPGHMSDMMYPNVPNGDLLRAFNDYWSAQVSHCAICATFASCTSGSSRVMPPDWKYCNSTTLPESTPIWVSASIFAANSKEQAVEPENNKLLRCRECHVTVHASCYGITILPTDVRNWACDKCKAGRNDVMCCLCPMFGGPMKRTSDSRWAHILCTLMVPGATFKDAINKDPINVLTIMADSLSKKCCFCDQQSGACLTCNKCSNVFHPFCGLVAGATFSIPAYNSQELQVTCNGHDEGKGKIPQIRQGETVWAKHRNSRYYQARVESIEDTLFYMVTFSDNSFSEDLYPSDITNYDRNITPPLGAAVTVKWTDGLTYDGVFEGTNHRIMFTVTFEDGSQLVLTRSEICSLQEDMPKRVRSRLELL, translated from the exons ATGGTCAGTAATAATCCAAGGGGGATACCCCGTATACAGGTCTTTAGACCAACGTATGAGGAATTCAAAGATTTTACTAAGTATGTGGAATACATGGAGAGTCAGGGAGCTCACAAGGCTGGTCTGGCAAAAGTGATACCACCACCAGAATGGGTGGCAAGGAAGAAGGGCTACGACTTGGACGATCTGGATCTGACTATTCCAGCACCAATTTGCCAGGTCGTCACGGGGAAGCAAGGTCTTTATCAGCAGATAAACATTCAGAAGAAATCGATGACCGTGAAGGAGTACAATAAATTGGCAAACTCGGAGCGTTATGCCACCCCACGTCATTTTGATTACGAGGATCTCGAGAGGAAGTACTGGAAGAACATAACGTACGTAGCACCGATATACGGCGCGGACGTCTCCGGCTCGCTGACTGATCCGGACGTGAAAGAGTGGAACATCAATCACCTGGGTACGATTTTGGATTATGTCAACAAGGACTACGGTATCTCGATCGATGGTGTCAACACGGCTTATCTATATTTCGGGATGTGGAAGACGACATTTGCATGGCACACCGAGGATATGGACCTTTATTCcataaattatttgcatttcgGGGCACCGAAGACATGGTACGCCATACCACCGGAGCATGGACGTAGACTGGAGAGACTGGCCAGTGGTTTCTTCCCATCGAGCTACCAGAGTTGTCAAGCCTTCCTGCGCCACAAAATGTCTCTGATATCTCCGCAGATATTGAGGCAGTACTCTATTCCGTGTAACAAA ATCACGCAGGAAGCCGGAGAGATAATGATTACGTTTCCGTATGGCTATCACGCCGGTTTCAATCATGGATTTAATTGTGCTGAATCTACGAATTTTGCGGCACCTAGATGGGTGGAGTATGGAAAGAGAGCGACACAGTGTACCTGCAGTAAAGACATGGTCAAGATATCTATGGATACATTCGTCAAACGTTTTCAACCAGAAAG GTATGAATTGTGGCTACGCGGTGAGGACATTGGTCCCCATCCTGAAGATCCTAGACAAACTGCTGCGCCGATGCCGTCGCAAATGGATTTGTTGTGTAGTAACAGTAGCAATGGTGAATTACCGCAAGGCTATCTGAACGCGGCACCGAAGAATAAACGGCATACGATTCATAAGAAGAAGAATATTATAGGTAGAAATCCCGACATGGAAGACCTCGTAAACCGAGCGGACATACCGCTGGAGGTGAAGAAGGCTCTGCAAGATCTCGAGTACGAAGAGATGGAGGAACCGCCAGACGAGCAACAATTGGAAGTTTTGGAGGATATCTGGCTGAAAGCAGGAGAAATGG ATGTCGACGAGGCGACTGTATATGACGATGGTTACAATCGCAAGAaaagcagaaagagaaagagaaagcaaaATACGgataaagagaagaaaacgAAATCGAAGGAGAAGGGCAACAAAGCCACTATGCAGAATATAGAAATGCTCAAGATAAAAGCTGAGCCCGACTTGTCCAATTCGTTCGGGGACGTGTCTCAGGAAAATAGCGAGGAGATTCCTGTACTTCAAGGGAATTACAATGATGACATCATTATTCACAATGATCCGATAGATGATCCTTTGAAGATCGACGAGAACTTAATGGAAGGCGAGAGACCTgcgaaaaagaggaagaagcaCTCAAAGCACAGCGGACAAAAGAAAGTGAAGACAAAGCACGTATCTAAGAAACGCAAGTACGATAATATTCCGCCAATGTTCGGCCACGCGCCGACTTTAGACGTTTCAAATGCCGTTTCAAGTGTGCAATGCAAGAACGTAATATTACCTGATCTCACTATAAAAGATGTTTCTAGCAATCAAGGAAAAATCGACACGTTATCTCGAAATAGTATTACTCTCGGTACTGAACTCGACATCGATGCAAGAGATAAAAAATCACAAGAGATAAAAATTACGACTATAGTCGACAGCAGTCAGATAGCGAACTTTTCCGCCTACAGCAATGCTAGAAGCACCTTGATGAGCAACGCAACGGAAAGTCAGACCGCTCATCAGGTCGCGCGCTCATCGAACGCCAAATCCAATTCTTCGAAAACAAGTACGCAAGTAGATATTCAAGTACAAGCAagtttgaatcgaagtttgtGTACCACTGTACAGAGTACAAATTCCGTCTGTCAGAGTGAAAGTACAAAATCCATGCTCGCTCACATAAAGCCGGCTTGCACGACTTACAAAGGCATAAACGTGACGTCCGCGGGAAATAATCCAGCAACAATGGGCAACGGTACCCGCAAGGATATATTGAAGGCGGCCAAATTGAGGATTACAAATACCAACTCGTCGTCGATAAGATTCGTGCCGCAGACGCAGCCCGAAAATTCCGGCGGCAATCAGAAAGATTTGCATGTCTCGATGAATAACATAGTTTGGCAGGGAATAAAAACTCCATCGAACAACATGTTGTTCCTGCCAAGCAATATGTCTTATTCGACAAACTTCAATCGTAGTCCACCAGTATTGCAAAAAGAATTGCAATGCGGACAAGGTTTAATGGATAAAGCGAAGGTCTTACCGCAGCCGTCGGAGCACATTCCAATATTGCAAGTCCCGGCCAGCATCACTATCACTTCTCAGGCACCTACTCTAGAGCGTCAATCTTTGTTTCCCAGCAGTTTCTCGCAGCAACCGTTCGCGATTAAACACGATGCCACGAATACAAGGGCTGAAATAAGACCGTTGATATCCGCGAGCAACGGTTCCAGAGAAGCGGCGAAGCAATTCTGGGGAAATAATGCGACAATTCAAAGCGCTAAATCCGAGAAGCCTGTAACGAACAAGCAATCCTTCGTACAGATGAACACATTGGCATTTTCGTCTTTACCGAAGATGAACGCAGTGCTGATGCCGCAGTGTTCAGTCGCGGTATATCCCCCAGCTCAAATCACTCCTATTGGCATTGGCAAGCCGTGTTTACAAAGCGTCAATACCATCGCGAATCTCCCATctgcaaaaaatgcaaaacaaaTTCTACCAAAAGTTACTACGTCACGTCAGAGATTGCCCAAGAGTAACACTTCGCGCAAGAAGAACTCGGCGAAAGATACGAGCGATAAGTCGAGCAACGGTACTAGTGGTAAAGCTGTGTCAAACGTGTCTCATCCGATCAATCCTGCGAGCACACTTGTCGAAACGCGAGTTGATGTGGCAAGTCAGTGTCAATCTGCTCAGCCTGATGCAAGCAAAATTCTGTCAAAATCGGAAGATGTACAAGTTGTGATACCTTCGGACGAACATTTGTCAGTTGAGAAGAAACTACTTATCGCTACTGACCGTCTGCAGCACAATGAAGGACAGTGCATAAACACGTCTTGCCTTGACGTGCCTTGTACAGACGTTTCCTCGCATTCATCACTCCTAAGCTTACAACAGGGCAAGATGCCTCTCATCTCAAAGAAGTATAAAGAGTCTAAGAAATCTACGACGAGAAGAAAACAACAACTTTCTACCGAAGCTCTGACGAAAGACCAGTTCTCACCAacgcaacagcaacagcagcagagTTCCGATTTGTTGCACGCCTGCAATTCCCAGCAAGCATCCTTAATCCCGGGTCACATGTCCGATATGATGTATCCAAATGTGCCGAATGGCGATCTGTTACGAGCGTTCAACGATTATTGGAGTGCTCAAGTCTCGCACTGCGCGATATGTGCCACCTTTGCATCGTGTACAAGCGGCAGCAGTAGAGTGATGCCCCCTGATTGGAAGTATTGTAATTCAACCACGTTACCTGAAAGTACACCGATATGG GTATCCGCCAGTATTTTCGCGGCAAACTCCAAGGAGCAAGCTGTCGAACCAGAGAACAACAAGCTCTTACGATGTAGAGAATGTCATGTGACTGTCCATGCATCTTGTTACGGTATAACTATATTGCCTACCGATGTCCGAAATTGGGCTTGCGACAAGTGCAAAGCGGGTAGAAACGATGTG ATGTGTTGCCTGTGTCCGATGTTTGGTGGTCCTATGAAACGTACCAGTGATAGTAGATGGGCTCATATCTTGTGCACACTCATGGTACCAGGTGCCACTTTCAAAGATGCCATAAACAAAGATCCTATCAACGTGTTAACAATCATGGCGGATTCGTTAAGTAAAAAGTGTTGCTTCTGCGACCAACAAAGCGGAGCATGCCTCACATGTAACAAGTGCAGCAATGTCTTTCATCCGTTTTGCGGTCTCGTGGCAGGTGCCACATTTAGTATACCAGCCTACAACTCGCAGGAACTTCAG GTTACATGTAACGGCCATGATGAAGGCAAGGGAAAGATTCCTCAGATACGGCAAGGGGAGACTGTTTGGGCGAAACACCGAAACAGTCGATACTATCAAGCCAGAGTGGAGTCTATTGAAGATACCCTTTTTTACATGGTTACATTTAGTGACAACAGCTTCAGCGAAGATCTATATCCCTCAGATATAACT AATTATGATCGTAATATTACACCTCCACTTGGAGCTGCAGTGACTGTAAAATGGACGGATGGTCTGACGTATGACGGTGTCTTTGAGGGTACAAATCATCGAATAATGTTCACT GTAACTTTCGAGGATGGCTCACAGCTCGTTTTAACACGCAGTGAGATCTGTAGCTTACAAGAAGATATGCCAAAGAGAGTGCGTTCCCGTCTG GAATTGCTGTGA
- the LOC105279628 gene encoding lysine-specific demethylase 4A isoform X4, which yields MVSNNPRGIPRIQVFRPTYEEFKDFTKYVEYMESQGAHKAGLAKVIPPPEWVARKKGYDLDDLDLTIPAPICQVVTGKQGLYQQINIQKKSMTVKEYNKLANSERYATPRHFDYEDLERKYWKNITYVAPIYGADVSGSLTDPDVKEWNINHLGTILDYVNKDYGISIDGVNTAYLYFGMWKTTFAWHTEDMDLYSINYLHFGAPKTWYAIPPEHGRRLERLASGFFPSSYQSCQAFLRHKMSLISPQILRQYSIPCNKITQEAGEIMITFPYGYHAGFNHGFNCAESTNFAAPRWVEYGKRATQCTCSKDMVKISMDTFVKRFQPERYELWLRGEDIGPHPEDPRQTAAPMPSQMDLLCSNSSNGELPQGYLNAAPKNKRHTIHKKKNIIGRNPDMEDLVNRADIPLEVKKALQDLEYEEMEEPPDEQQLEVLEDIWLKAGEMDVDEATVYDDGYNRKKSRKRKRKQNTDKEKKTKSKEKGNKATMQNIEMLKIKAEPDLSNSFGDVSQENSEEIPVLQGNYNDDIIIHNDPIDDPLKIDENLMEGERPAKKRKKHSKHSGQKKVKTKHVSKKRKYDNIPPMFGHAPTLDVSNAVSSVQCKNVILPDLTIKDVSSNQGKIDTLSRNSITLGTELDIDARDKKSQEIKITTIVDSSQIANFSAYSNARSTLMSNATESQTAHQVARSSNAKSNSSKTSTQVDIQVQASLNRSLCTTVQSTNSVCQSESTKSMLAHIKPACTTYKGINVTSAGNNPATMGNGTRKDILKAAKLRITNTNSSSIRFVPQTQPENSGGNQKDLHVSMNNIVWQGIKTPSNNMLFLPSNMSYSTNFNRSPPVLQKELQCGQGLMDKAKVLPQPSEHIPILQVPASITITSQAPTLERQSLFPSSFSQQPFAIKHDATNTRAEIRPLISASNGSREAAKQFWGNNATIQSAKSEKPVTNKQSFVQMNTLAFSSLPKMNAVLMPQCSVAVYPPAQITPIGIGKPCLQSVNTIANLPSAKNAKQILPKVTTSRQRLPKSNTSRKKNSAKDTSDKSSNGTSGKAVSNVSHPINPASTLVETRVDVASQCQSAQPDASKILSKSEDVQVVIPSDEHLSVEKKLLIATDRLQHNEGQCINTSCLDVPCTDVSSHSSLLSLQQGKMPLISKKYKESKKSTTRRKQQLSTEALTKDQFSPTQQQQQQSSDLLHACNSQQASLIPGHMSDMMYPNVPNGDLLRAFNDYWSAQVSHCAICATFASCTSGSSRVMPPDWKYCNSTTLPESTPIWVSASIFAANSKEQAVEPENNKLLRCRECHVTVHASCYGITILPTDVRNWACDKCKAGRNDVMCCLCPMFGGPMKRTSDSRWAHILCTLMVPGATFKDAINKDPINVLTIMADSLSKKCCFCDQQSGACLTCNKCSNVFHPFCGLVAGATFSIPAYNSQELQVTCNGHDEGKGKIPQIRQGETVWAKHRNSRYYQARVESIEDTLFYMVTFSDNSFSEDLYPSDITNYDRNITPPLGAAVTVKWTDGLTYDGVFEGTNHRIMFTVTFEDGSQLVLTRSEICSLQEDMPKRVRSRL from the exons ATGGTCAGTAATAATCCAAGGGGGATACCCCGTATACAGGTCTTTAGACCAACGTATGAGGAATTCAAAGATTTTACTAAGTATGTGGAATACATGGAGAGTCAGGGAGCTCACAAGGCTGGTCTGGCAAAAGTGATACCACCACCAGAATGGGTGGCAAGGAAGAAGGGCTACGACTTGGACGATCTGGATCTGACTATTCCAGCACCAATTTGCCAGGTCGTCACGGGGAAGCAAGGTCTTTATCAGCAGATAAACATTCAGAAGAAATCGATGACCGTGAAGGAGTACAATAAATTGGCAAACTCGGAGCGTTATGCCACCCCACGTCATTTTGATTACGAGGATCTCGAGAGGAAGTACTGGAAGAACATAACGTACGTAGCACCGATATACGGCGCGGACGTCTCCGGCTCGCTGACTGATCCGGACGTGAAAGAGTGGAACATCAATCACCTGGGTACGATTTTGGATTATGTCAACAAGGACTACGGTATCTCGATCGATGGTGTCAACACGGCTTATCTATATTTCGGGATGTGGAAGACGACATTTGCATGGCACACCGAGGATATGGACCTTTATTCcataaattatttgcatttcgGGGCACCGAAGACATGGTACGCCATACCACCGGAGCATGGACGTAGACTGGAGAGACTGGCCAGTGGTTTCTTCCCATCGAGCTACCAGAGTTGTCAAGCCTTCCTGCGCCACAAAATGTCTCTGATATCTCCGCAGATATTGAGGCAGTACTCTATTCCGTGTAACAAA ATCACGCAGGAAGCCGGAGAGATAATGATTACGTTTCCGTATGGCTATCACGCCGGTTTCAATCATGGATTTAATTGTGCTGAATCTACGAATTTTGCGGCACCTAGATGGGTGGAGTATGGAAAGAGAGCGACACAGTGTACCTGCAGTAAAGACATGGTCAAGATATCTATGGATACATTCGTCAAACGTTTTCAACCAGAAAG GTATGAATTGTGGCTACGCGGTGAGGACATTGGTCCCCATCCTGAAGATCCTAGACAAACTGCTGCGCCGATGCCGTCGCAAATGGATTTGTTGTGTAGTAACAGTAGCAATGGTGAATTACCGCAAGGCTATCTGAACGCGGCACCGAAGAATAAACGGCATACGATTCATAAGAAGAAGAATATTATAGGTAGAAATCCCGACATGGAAGACCTCGTAAACCGAGCGGACATACCGCTGGAGGTGAAGAAGGCTCTGCAAGATCTCGAGTACGAAGAGATGGAGGAACCGCCAGACGAGCAACAATTGGAAGTTTTGGAGGATATCTGGCTGAAAGCAGGAGAAATGG ATGTCGACGAGGCGACTGTATATGACGATGGTTACAATCGCAAGAaaagcagaaagagaaagagaaagcaaaATACGgataaagagaagaaaacgAAATCGAAGGAGAAGGGCAACAAAGCCACTATGCAGAATATAGAAATGCTCAAGATAAAAGCTGAGCCCGACTTGTCCAATTCGTTCGGGGACGTGTCTCAGGAAAATAGCGAGGAGATTCCTGTACTTCAAGGGAATTACAATGATGACATCATTATTCACAATGATCCGATAGATGATCCTTTGAAGATCGACGAGAACTTAATGGAAGGCGAGAGACCTgcgaaaaagaggaagaagcaCTCAAAGCACAGCGGACAAAAGAAAGTGAAGACAAAGCACGTATCTAAGAAACGCAAGTACGATAATATTCCGCCAATGTTCGGCCACGCGCCGACTTTAGACGTTTCAAATGCCGTTTCAAGTGTGCAATGCAAGAACGTAATATTACCTGATCTCACTATAAAAGATGTTTCTAGCAATCAAGGAAAAATCGACACGTTATCTCGAAATAGTATTACTCTCGGTACTGAACTCGACATCGATGCAAGAGATAAAAAATCACAAGAGATAAAAATTACGACTATAGTCGACAGCAGTCAGATAGCGAACTTTTCCGCCTACAGCAATGCTAGAAGCACCTTGATGAGCAACGCAACGGAAAGTCAGACCGCTCATCAGGTCGCGCGCTCATCGAACGCCAAATCCAATTCTTCGAAAACAAGTACGCAAGTAGATATTCAAGTACAAGCAagtttgaatcgaagtttgtGTACCACTGTACAGAGTACAAATTCCGTCTGTCAGAGTGAAAGTACAAAATCCATGCTCGCTCACATAAAGCCGGCTTGCACGACTTACAAAGGCATAAACGTGACGTCCGCGGGAAATAATCCAGCAACAATGGGCAACGGTACCCGCAAGGATATATTGAAGGCGGCCAAATTGAGGATTACAAATACCAACTCGTCGTCGATAAGATTCGTGCCGCAGACGCAGCCCGAAAATTCCGGCGGCAATCAGAAAGATTTGCATGTCTCGATGAATAACATAGTTTGGCAGGGAATAAAAACTCCATCGAACAACATGTTGTTCCTGCCAAGCAATATGTCTTATTCGACAAACTTCAATCGTAGTCCACCAGTATTGCAAAAAGAATTGCAATGCGGACAAGGTTTAATGGATAAAGCGAAGGTCTTACCGCAGCCGTCGGAGCACATTCCAATATTGCAAGTCCCGGCCAGCATCACTATCACTTCTCAGGCACCTACTCTAGAGCGTCAATCTTTGTTTCCCAGCAGTTTCTCGCAGCAACCGTTCGCGATTAAACACGATGCCACGAATACAAGGGCTGAAATAAGACCGTTGATATCCGCGAGCAACGGTTCCAGAGAAGCGGCGAAGCAATTCTGGGGAAATAATGCGACAATTCAAAGCGCTAAATCCGAGAAGCCTGTAACGAACAAGCAATCCTTCGTACAGATGAACACATTGGCATTTTCGTCTTTACCGAAGATGAACGCAGTGCTGATGCCGCAGTGTTCAGTCGCGGTATATCCCCCAGCTCAAATCACTCCTATTGGCATTGGCAAGCCGTGTTTACAAAGCGTCAATACCATCGCGAATCTCCCATctgcaaaaaatgcaaaacaaaTTCTACCAAAAGTTACTACGTCACGTCAGAGATTGCCCAAGAGTAACACTTCGCGCAAGAAGAACTCGGCGAAAGATACGAGCGATAAGTCGAGCAACGGTACTAGTGGTAAAGCTGTGTCAAACGTGTCTCATCCGATCAATCCTGCGAGCACACTTGTCGAAACGCGAGTTGATGTGGCAAGTCAGTGTCAATCTGCTCAGCCTGATGCAAGCAAAATTCTGTCAAAATCGGAAGATGTACAAGTTGTGATACCTTCGGACGAACATTTGTCAGTTGAGAAGAAACTACTTATCGCTACTGACCGTCTGCAGCACAATGAAGGACAGTGCATAAACACGTCTTGCCTTGACGTGCCTTGTACAGACGTTTCCTCGCATTCATCACTCCTAAGCTTACAACAGGGCAAGATGCCTCTCATCTCAAAGAAGTATAAAGAGTCTAAGAAATCTACGACGAGAAGAAAACAACAACTTTCTACCGAAGCTCTGACGAAAGACCAGTTCTCACCAacgcaacagcaacagcagcagagTTCCGATTTGTTGCACGCCTGCAATTCCCAGCAAGCATCCTTAATCCCGGGTCACATGTCCGATATGATGTATCCAAATGTGCCGAATGGCGATCTGTTACGAGCGTTCAACGATTATTGGAGTGCTCAAGTCTCGCACTGCGCGATATGTGCCACCTTTGCATCGTGTACAAGCGGCAGCAGTAGAGTGATGCCCCCTGATTGGAAGTATTGTAATTCAACCACGTTACCTGAAAGTACACCGATATGG GTATCCGCCAGTATTTTCGCGGCAAACTCCAAGGAGCAAGCTGTCGAACCAGAGAACAACAAGCTCTTACGATGTAGAGAATGTCATGTGACTGTCCATGCATCTTGTTACGGTATAACTATATTGCCTACCGATGTCCGAAATTGGGCTTGCGACAAGTGCAAAGCGGGTAGAAACGATGTG ATGTGTTGCCTGTGTCCGATGTTTGGTGGTCCTATGAAACGTACCAGTGATAGTAGATGGGCTCATATCTTGTGCACACTCATGGTACCAGGTGCCACTTTCAAAGATGCCATAAACAAAGATCCTATCAACGTGTTAACAATCATGGCGGATTCGTTAAGTAAAAAGTGTTGCTTCTGCGACCAACAAAGCGGAGCATGCCTCACATGTAACAAGTGCAGCAATGTCTTTCATCCGTTTTGCGGTCTCGTGGCAGGTGCCACATTTAGTATACCAGCCTACAACTCGCAGGAACTTCAG GTTACATGTAACGGCCATGATGAAGGCAAGGGAAAGATTCCTCAGATACGGCAAGGGGAGACTGTTTGGGCGAAACACCGAAACAGTCGATACTATCAAGCCAGAGTGGAGTCTATTGAAGATACCCTTTTTTACATGGTTACATTTAGTGACAACAGCTTCAGCGAAGATCTATATCCCTCAGATATAACT AATTATGATCGTAATATTACACCTCCACTTGGAGCTGCAGTGACTGTAAAATGGACGGATGGTCTGACGTATGACGGTGTCTTTGAGGGTACAAATCATCGAATAATGTTCACT GTAACTTTCGAGGATGGCTCACAGCTCGTTTTAACACGCAGTGAGATCTGTAGCTTACAAGAAGATATGCCAAAGAGAGTGCGTTCCCGTCTG TAA